AGCCCACCAGGTCCTTCCGCCCAGAGCCCCATTCTCCCCTCATCCCCTCAGGCTCCCTCCTCCCggctcccagggcaggaggaACCTGGGCGAGCAGGCGTTTAAGGAGTGGAAGGCTATGGAtggggcagagcagagccctggggcGGAGACTGCTGGGGCCCCTGCACAGAAGGGGcgggagagcagggctgggttGACAGGAGGAAAGGGATGCAACAGCAGAGCCCGAGTCGGGGGCCGCAGGCCAGAGCTTGCATTCTGTCTTCCCACTTAGCAGCTGTGGGATCAGGCCTCAGTGTCTCTACCTGTGAAACGGAGCGAGCCTCTTCCTCAAAGGGTGGTTGTGTGAATTAGGCAAGGGTGTGGACAGGAGTGTGCACACACGTGTCAGGCTGTCTGCTGGGTGCCCAGACCCTGCCAGCACTTGCCAAGTGTTGACAAGGCCCCAGGGTCTGGGGTCAGAAGGGGAACAGGGCTGGTTCCACCCAGACGGGTcctggagcagggagggaagcGGTGTCCCTCAGCCCGGGCTCAGCTGTGGGGCTGTCAGGGGACAGTGCGGGTCAGAAACCTGAGGGCGTGGGGCTGCGCAGATTCCTGGCGGGGTGGCCCGGCAGCCCCCGACCTGGCTCACAGGGCACCCACACTGCAGCTTTGCAGGCGGAGTGGCCGAGAGCGGACATGAGCACCGAGACTGAGACTGAGCTGCTGTGGCCAGGGGcggccctgctgctgctgctgggggcagTGGCCGGCCTGTGTATGCGCTGTTCCCGCCCAGGTAAGGCCTGGCGTGGGGACATGGAGGAGATGATGTCCTCCCGGGGCTGCGTGGGCCAGCCCTGCTGCGGTGGGAGGGACAGCCATATCAGCTTCCTGAGGCAAGGGCGACACCCCAGGGCCCGCCCCTGAGGCTATGGGGCTGGCTCACTGGGGAGCTTGGGTTTTCTGGGTCAGGGCGAGGGTCTGAGGCTGGGGGATGCTCTGGACAAGGGGCGGCTGGGCTGCTTGGCTGTGTCTCCTGAATGAATGGCAAGTGAACGCGCTGTCAGTGTCAGGCTGTCCGCAGCGATGGCGGCTCGGCCCCCATGGCCTCCATGTCCGAGGCCCCCACAGGGCACAGGGGAGACAAGCCGAGGAGCCTGGGTCTCAGCCCCCACCCAGGTCCAGGATGCCCACTAGTCTGTCCGTTCTTGCAGGTACGAAGCGGTCTGAGAAAATCTACCAGCAAAGGAGCCTGTAAGTGCCCCAGTGTCCCCAGCCTGGTGACTTCGTGTGCCCAGGCGTGGGCACCTGCACGGAAGTCCCCTTGCATATCCCCGCACCCTGTCCTCACCCTTCACTCCCACCTCATCCATGCCGGCCTCTAGTTGTTCCCagcagtaggggagagagaggcGTCCAGGGGCTCCAGGCCCGGCCCCAGCCTGGGCTGCGGGGCTCGGGGAGGCGGCGATGCTACTCTCCTGACTGCCCAGGAGCACCTCCAGAGATCCCGCCTCTGACCCCAGCCCAGGGGCGCCCGCTGCGCTGGTGCTGGAGGCTGACGGGGAATCCCACCTCCCGGGCAGGAAGCAGAATGTGAGCCGTGTCCGAATGCCCCCTGGAAAACGTCAAAGGAACCCAGGGGAGGCTGTGGGCACGTCCCTTGGGGGATCAGGGAAGCCCCCACCGacaaaggaggagggaaggatcTTACGCAAGAGTGAAGGCAAAAGGGGAcgttccagagagagagaacagtggGTAGTTGCTGACGTAGGCCCAGGGTGGACACTGTCTTCCGGGGATGAGGCAGCAGGTGCAGGTGTCTTGAGAGAGCTGAgctggatggggagggaggagggccctgactgtgtgtgtggggggggggggggggggccgcaGCCTTTGTCCTAAGGGCCAAGGGAAGCCACGGAGGAAGCAGGGGCTTGTgagcagcaggaaggagggaggtgggggtagACATGAACTGGGGTCACTGACCCCAGGCGGAGTGCTGGGACCCAGGTGGGGTGGAGTTCCAGGCACTTCGGGGGCAGGTGGCTGctctctgggccctggggggGTCAGCCATGCCAGGTGCTGCAGACCAGGGGGTGGCCCAGGAACACCCCCCCGCAGGAGGGCAGTGGCTATTGGTGTCCTTACGTGGAGCAGGAGAGTGACTGACCCAGGGCTGCGGGGCCTCTGAGACcagcatgcacacatgtgcacaggcCTGCACGCCCGCTCACACCCACAGGCTCCCTGCACACTTGCTCATGCGTGCACTTCTCCCACATGCAGCCCTTGTGTGCACGCCCGGGCAGGCACTCACATACAAATGCGCACACACaccctttctcatttccttttgcaactgaaaaaccacaatgagatttgaaaatagaattttcccATCCAAGCCCACCCCTGCCACTGGGGCTGGACCTTTCCAGACTCTTTTGGCCACCTGGTCCCCTGGATCGCCTGCCCGCAACCTccaccagggctgggctgggctccccCAGTGCCCCCcatgcccctgccccaggcagctCTCCCAgtgtctcccctcccctcctccttcagtCCTGCCCACTCCAGAGCCCTGAGTGATCTGAGAACTGCAGAGTGTCAGAGCCAGAAGCTAAAATTCCTCATGTGGGAGGTGGGAAACTGGGTCTGGGTGGAAGGAGGTGGGACAGGAGACTTGGGTTCTCCCCTCCTCACTTGGGTTCAGTCTTGCCAGCCTACGTGAAGCGACTGCTGTGTGTGCCAGACCGAGTCCCCGCATCACTTCCTCTGGCAACCCATGCCTGACTCTCTCCTGTGCATTTAGAACATCCTTCCTAAATAAGATCACCCTGACCCCCAAGCCCCCAGGAACTTCTGGAAGGCTGAGCCAGGTCCCCATTTGGGCCCACGGAAGGAGCCCAAATGCTTTAATGATTAGGTAATCTGCTCCACCATCCTTAGTGGTGGCTTCCATTCTCAAGGGCACTTCATGGTCCAAAATGGCAACTAGAGCTCCAGCCCTCATCTCTGCATTCCAGGCAAGAGAACGATAAAAAGGGTGCACTTCAGTTGGCAGTGCCTCCTGTAAGGAGCCTTCCTGGAAGTCCCAACACCTTTGGCTTGCATTTCATTGACCTAGAGCTTAATCACGTGGCCACACTTAGGTATAAAGCAGGCTGGGAAATAGAGTCTTTTAGATGGGCACGTGGCTGCCTAAATAAAAACCAgggttctggggccagcctcgtggccaagtggttaagcttgcgtgctctgcttcgacggccaggggttcaccagttcaaatcctgggtgtggacatggcatcgctcattaggccatgttgaggcgacatcccacatagaggaactagaatgacctacaactaggataaacaactatgtactgggaggctttggggagaaaaaaaacaaaaaaaaagaggaagattggcaacagatgttcgctcagggccaatcttcctcattatgttcaaaaacaaaaaccagggcTTTGTTTCAAAGGAAGAAGGGACACTGGGCGAGACCAGCGCCTAGCTGTGTCCGCTAAGCCTTGACGCCACCCCCCAGGCATTCGGGAGTGCGGGGTGTGTGAACATCTTGAGAGGGGAGCACTCGCTCGGGAATGTTAAACCCTCCTGGGGTGGCAGGTGGGGGCAGCCTCTCTGTCCCTCCTGGTTGAAGTCACCGCTGGGTCCCTGAGCAGCTGCCCCGACCCCCTTGTGCCCAGAGTCTCAGGGCTGCCTCTCTGGGGGTCCGGGAGGCGCGTCAGGGAGTGGGTCTGGCTGGCAGCAGAGAAGGGGGGACCCGGTGGAGGGCAGGGGAGCAGTCCAGGGAACAGGGCCACCGGGAGCCCTGGCTttgaggcccagaggggcagcAGCTGCTCCTCGCTCTTGcctgctctgtccctccctctgttcCTCGTCCCTGTCTGTCCGTCCCGCCTGTCTCTCTGTCCCTCGGGCTGCGGGAGGCCCAGCGCTGGTGCAGCACAGCCCCGTGTGTTTCCAGGCACGAGAATCAACAGAGCTTCGCAGTGGCCCGGACCTATTCCCGTGAGTCCCCGGATGGAAGGGTCCAGGGCGGGGCTCGGGGCTGGGGTGCCCGTATCAAAGCCCCTCTGTCCCTGTTGTCCTGAGGCTGTGACCAGGCCTGACCCGGCAGGGCGAGGGCgtgggggctgccctgggggcCTGGCCGACACCCCTCTCCTTTGCAGTGGTCAGGCAGGCCTGGCCAGGGCCCCTGGCGGACACGGCCTCTGACGTGGAGCCGGCAAGGTAGGAACGAGCCCCCGTCCATCCCAGGCCGAGGCTCACAGCCCCACAGGAGGCGATGAGGAGGCCCCTGGGGTCCCCACCTGCTGAGCCCGGGCCAAGACCTCGCTCGTTCCTCGGGCCCCAGGCCCCAGTGCTGCGGGGCTGTGGACTTCAGACCCCTAGAAACCAGAGGGCTCTCCCcggcccctcctcagcccctgccctcccgTCCCCTGCAGGAAGGACAAGCTGCTGCGCTTCTCCCCCAGCCTCGAGGGTGAGCGACTCTCAGAcacggggcggggcaggggccaGGGCGCTGGGACAGGCGACTACCTGGTGGAACAGGCActgtgcaggggtgggggggcctgTGCCAGGCGAGGGGAGCCAGGCCTGATGGGGAGGACTTTGCAGAGGAGACccccgggctgggctgggaggcctGCTGGGACTGGCCAAGCAGGGAGGGGACAAAGCGAGTGTAGGTGGGAAACAGCCGGGCCTCGGGGTGCAGGCccttccctgggctgctggagcgggaggtgggcagggccggCGAGGGAGTCACGGGCCCGGCCTTCCTTCCAGATCCTGCATCCGCCAGGTACCAGGACTTCAGCAAAGGTGGGTGGGCTCCAGGGAGGGGGGCTGCGCTGGGGGCCCACAGCCCGGGCTCAGGCCTAATCCTTGCCTCCTCCTGCAGGAAGCAGGCATGGGACAGACGCGGCCTACATGTGAGTGGCTTCCCGGCCGGCGCCTCCTCCCCCGGCCACCctgccctcagcttcctcatttgtgaagGCCTTCTGCCCTAGGACCCGCCGCCCAGGCAGGCTCGCGGGAGCATCGTTTCCCCTCAGGTGGCCATGGCTTCGTGGGGAAAGACATATGGCCCTGCTCTGGGGAGGAGCCTCATCCCATCAGAGACAATTCCATGGAACCCCAGAGACAAAGCGCCCTCAGATGtctcctcatcttacagatgggccaactgaggcccagggcaggcgGGGACTTGCCTCGGGTCACATGGCGAGGTGGC
This region of Equus quagga isolate Etosha38 chromosome 7, UCLA_HA_Equagga_1.0, whole genome shotgun sequence genomic DNA includes:
- the LAT2 gene encoding linker for activation of T-cells family member 2 isoform X4, producing MSTETETELLWPGAALLLLLGAVAGLCMRCSRPGTKRSEKIYQQRSLHENQQSFAVARTYSLVRQAWPGPLADTASDVEPARKDKLLRFSPSLEDPASARYQDFSKGSRHGTDAAYIDPITMECYNWGWFQKPPADDDDTNSYENVLICKQTTESGDEESEDYQNSASIQQWQESRRVMEQVLREAPAAWAGSPDEDGGEPDYVNGDVAATEA
- the LAT2 gene encoding linker for activation of T-cells family member 2 isoform X3, whose translation is MSTETETELLWPGAALLLLLGAVAGLCMRCSRPGTKRSEKIYQQRSLHENQQSFAVARTYSLVRQAWPGPLADTASDVEPARKDKLLRFSPSLEDPASARYQDFSKGSRHGTDAAYIDPITMECYNWGWFQKPPADDDDTNSYENVLICKQTTESGEAASPAPGREPGLLPACTGDMLKGIARLEARKVHRCLGAFGGRPARGPGRLSGGQGTLLA
- the LAT2 gene encoding linker for activation of T-cells family member 2 isoform X5; its protein translation is MSTETETELLWPGAALLLLLGAVAGLCMRCSRPGTKRSEKIYQQRSLHENQQSFAVARTYSLVRQAWPGPLADTASDVEPARKDKLLRFSPSLEGSRHGTDAAYIDPITMECYNWGWFQKPPADDDDTNSYENVLICKQTTESGEAASPAPGREPGLLPACTGDMLKGIARLEARKVHRCLGAFGGRPARGPGRLSGGQGTLLA
- the LAT2 gene encoding linker for activation of T-cells family member 2 isoform X2, whose translation is MSTETETELLWPGAALLLLLGAVAGLCMRCSRPGTKRSEKIYQQRSLHENQQSFAVARTYSLVRQAWPGPLADTASDVEPARKDKLLRFSPSLEGSRHGTDAAYMTRRPGRLAGASFPLRWPWLRGERHMALLWGGASSHQRQFHGTPETKRPQMSPHLTDGPTEAQGRRGLASGHMARWPERGCQPSASGWLRSTGKRDGGTGGEADQAPQALGAR
- the LAT2 gene encoding linker for activation of T-cells family member 2 isoform X1; translation: MSTETETELLWPGAALLLLLGAVAGLCMRCSRPGTKRSEKIYQQRSLHENQQSFAVARTYSLVRQAWPGPLADTASDVEPARKDKLLRFSPSLEDPASARYQDFSKGSRHGTDAAYMTRRPGRLAGASFPLRWPWLRGERHMALLWGGASSHQRQFHGTPETKRPQMSPHLTDGPTEAQGRRGLASGHMARWPERGCQPSASGWLRSTGKRDGGTGGEADQAPQALGAR